A part of Bacillus rossius redtenbacheri isolate Brsri chromosome 1, Brsri_v3, whole genome shotgun sequence genomic DNA contains:
- the LOC134527091 gene encoding holotricin-2-like, translating into MQLSVLVLSVGLALCGAVPRYELPGPWPATHQGPFLEREEAAMMPAELLMARERPRRSLQPGAPQYPLPGAQPAQRDNDVAVSATRERGVGTVVDAQGRANVWRSDDGNTRVDTHGRWTRVYDGPARGQRSHSAGVVFSHRWR; encoded by the exons ATGCAGCTGTCTGTCCTGGTGTTGTCCGTGGGCCTCGCTCTGTGCGGGGCGGTGCCACGCTACGAGCTGCCCGGACCCTGGCCGGCGACCCATCAGGGCCCCTTCCTGGAGCGCGAGGAGGCCGCCATGATGCCGGCGGAGTTACTGATG GCGCGGGAGAGGCCTCGCCGCTCGCTGCAGCCAGGCGCGCCGCAGTACCCGCTGCCCGGCGCGCAGCCCGCCCAGCGCGACAACGACGTGGCGGTGTCGGCGACGAGGGAGCGCGGCGTGGGCACCGTGGTGGACGCCCAGGGCCGCGCCAACGTGTGGCGCAGCGACGACGGCAACACGCGCGTCGACACGCACGGCCGCTGGACGCGCGTGTACGACGGGCCGGCGCGCGGCCAGCGCTCGCACAGCGCGGGGGTCGTGTTCTCGCACCGCTGGCGCTGA